The following nucleotide sequence is from Alkalihalobacillus sp. LMS39.
CTTTTGCTGGGGTTCTTGCCATTGCAATCGGCTCGATCGGGATGTTAGGAAAGTTGTATTCAGAAGTGATTGAATCGATTGATATGCATGTTGTAGAAGCCCTCCAAGCAAATGGTGCTAATAAGATTCAAGTGTTGTTTTATGGGGTTATTCCACAAATCATTCCTGAGTTTTTATCCTATGCAATTTATCGCTTTGAAATTGATGTTCGTGCATCCACCATTTTAGGGATTATCGGAGCGGGTGGTATCGGTACACTCATTACCATTTCCATTGCTAACCGTAAATGGGATGAAGTTGGGATGATTTTACTTGTCATTATCGTCGTCGTTACGATCATTGATATGACAAGCGCATTCATTCGTAAGCGTATCGTATAATAAGAAAAACGCGGAGCGTCTTTTCTTTCAAGCGAAGTGCGGAGCCCTGCCCGCTTTTGAAAGTGAGCCCCAAGCGCTCTTCTTGGGGTGAAACGCGCAGGTGCGCAGCCTTCGCTCTTCTAGAATAAACTTTCAAAGCCTCATTGCTATACCAAGTTTTCTATGCTTTCTTTTCTTTTCTTACCTTTTAAAAAAGCTGAGTGGAATTTCCCACTCAGCTTTTTTTATTTACACATGTCGAACATCACGAAAACGATCTTTAGCCGTTTTTAACTGCTGTTGTCGTTTTTCATATTGATTTGCTTTTTCAATATCACATGCGTTCCATTTATGTTTTGAAACTGTGACAGTAAAAATGAAAAATTGAAATCTCATAACGGATTGCCTCCTTTTTGCTTTTCGTCAAACTGATTAGGTGAGGCCCTTCACCTTTTTGTACCATACGAATACTGCACTTCTTATCATCATTTCCTTCTCCTCCTTTTTGTTTTTTCTATATAAAAAACCACAGGCCGATAGACCTGTGGTTTTACATAGCAAAGCTATTGTAATTTTGAATTAAAAAAACTCTTTCAAAACCATAGGATTCGAACACATGACTTGATTATTCAATTGGTGTTTAAAAATAATTAAAGCTTTCATCATTGTATTCTCCTCCTTTTAAAATAATTATACTTACAGAGGTAATTTTAACCAAAATTTCTTGAAATGTAAACCATTTTTTTCTTTTTTTTAGAAAAACACTTGTTTTGCCTAGGGTATAAAGAAAAACGTTAAAGATTGCTTTAACGTTTTTTTATGAACCCACTTCATGATCTTGTCGATATTGTTGGATCGTATCGAAATTAATTCTCATGAGAAAATAAATGAGAACACTTACCCCTAATGCAGGTAATAAAACTAAAAATTGGTGTAAGACTAACAAATAACAAAAAATCCATAACAATTGCATCGCCATTTTAATTGGATGAAGAAAAGCAAGAGCACACGCCGCTTTAATATACCCAACCGTTTTTAATTCTAAATGGGCCAAGACAGGGAAAACATTAATAAATGTCACCCCAACAACAAACCCCATCGCACAATACAGGAAAAACAAAATATTGTTAAGTGGTTCTGGATTTAAATCAACATAGTAAAAATTTAAATAAAGGATGATAAACAGAAACAGAAAAATGAGTCCCACTTTATTTGTGCGGATAAACTCTGCCCTATAGTATTGAATAAACGATGATACAATCGGAACGTCACGTTCGCCAATGAACCATCTTCTAACAATAGAATATACAGCAACGGTCGCTGGCATAAAACCAAAGATTCCTAATCCAACAAGAAAAAACACGAGCCATAATATATTTAAAAGAACAAATTTATAAATCCATTCGGAGAAAACAAAGACTTGCTTCATCTTTAACACCTAGCTTTACTTTAAGTTTACAGTATTAGTTTAACCTCTCCTGAAGTCATTTCATACTGAACAGCTTCAAAAAAATAGTAATCTGTAATTTCCACAGATTACTCAACCATTTTTGTCATGATAATATTTTTCGCTTTCCCACACGTGCCACGAATGATTAAATCTGGTTCTACCATAACGGAAGTGGAATGGATTTTTTCATTTATAAAATCTACGAGCATATGCGCCGCTAATTTTCCGATTTTTTCTTTATCTTGTCTAATTGTCGTTAAGGGAGGCTCTACATAACCGGCAGCTTCTATATCATCACAACCGATAACAACAATATCATCAGGTACACGTAATCCATGTTCTTTTATCGCTTGAATTGCTCCTAACGCCATTAAGTCAGATGCTGCAAAGACCGCTTCCGGGATAGATTTATTAGAAAGCAATTTTTTCATAGCTTCATAACCGCTCTTTTTAAAATAGTCTCCAAAAATAATCCAGTCCTCATTTAATTGTAAGCCATACTGTCCAACGACTTTCTTAAAGGACTCATAACGGATTGTACCAACCTCAGAATCCACTTTCCCGCCAATATAGGCGATATCACGATAACCTTGTAAGTAAAAATGCTCAACTACTTTTGCTGAGATTTGAGAGTTATCGGTCATAATATAACCTGACCGATTTCCTGTCAGTTTAATATCTACTCCTATACATGGTATCTCACTTTTATCCAAATCATAAATCGATTCTTGAATTTCTTCTCCACCAATGATAATACAACCTTCAACTTGATAATGGCGACATCGTGCTAAATAATCTTCACTTTCATAGTTGAATTTTTCATTAGAAAAAAACATTAAATCATAGCCAAAAAAACCAATCGACTTTTTGAAGGAGTTCATCACATCCACAAAGAAAGGATGATTAAAATCAGCGTTTACTTTCCCTGCATAAACCACTCCGATTAAATTGGAATGGTTACTGGCTAACGTCTTCGCAGAATAAGAAGGACGATAGCCATGTTGATCCATAATGTCTAACACTCGTTTTTTTGTTGCTTCTCCAACATCATCGTAATTATTAATAATTTTTGAAACAGTCGCTTGAGAAACACCTGCTATTTTCGCTATTTGTTTAATCGTCACCTTCATAGGCCCTTCTCCTTTTAAATCACTACGATTTAACAGACCCCGCAGTTAAGCTATCAATGAAGAGTCGGTTGAAACATAAGAAAACAAGAATTAATGGGACTGTTGCCCAAAATGTACCTGACATAATCATACCGTTATCTCTAAGTCTGTTATCGTTTAATGAACGTAGTGCAACCTGTAATGTATGAGATGCTTGGTCTTGAAGAACGACAAGCGGCCATAAGAAGTCATTCCATACATTCATAAATACAATTATACCTAAAGTTGCAAAAGCTGGTAATATCATTGGAACAACAATATTCCAATAAATTCTAAAGTTAGAACATCCATCAATTCTCGATGCTTCGATTAATTCAAATGGGACCCCTTCTTTAATGTATTGCCTCATCCAGAATATCCCAAATGCATTAATTAAACCTGGCACGATAAGTGCTCGTAAATCACTTAACCATCCTAATTGAGTGATGATATAGTACTGTGGAATTAATCCAAGTTGCGGTGGGATCATCATTGTCACTAAAATAAAGACAAAGAATATATTTTTCCCTTTATAGTCTAGTTTAGCAAAAGAATACCCTGCCAGGGAACATAAAAATAAAGTACCAAATGTGACAGTTGTTGCCACTAGAAAAGAGTTCCCCATTGCTTGGAAGAAGTTAATATTATCTAATACTTTTTGAAAGTTTAAGACTAAATCACTACCTGGTGTAAACGGTGGTGGAACGCGATTGATTTCACTGTTTTGCCTTGTTGCCATCACTAACATCCAATAAAAAGGGAATAACGACAACAATGAACCTGACACAAGCATAAAATAAACGATGAATTTTTGAATCGAAAATCCTTTTGTTCCCACTTCTGCTGCCACTATTTAACACCTACTTTCTTTGAACGTCCAACACGGTTTGTGATGAGCAAGTTAATCGCTGAGAATATAATAATTAAGAAAAATAAGACGACAGCAACTGCTGAGGCTGGTCCAAATGCATTATTGACAAAGGCATCTCGCCACAAGTAAGCAACGACCGTAATCCCTTCTTCTCGAAGACCTCTTCCTAAAAATACGAGTGGTTCTGTAAAGAGTTGCAAACTTCCGATTGTAGCTGTAAACACCGCAAATAAAATAAATGGCTTTAATATCGGAACGGTAATAAGCGTAATTTGCTGACGAACTGTTGCTCCATCAATTTTTGCAGCTTCATATAATTCTCCTGGAATACTTTGCATTCCCGCTAGAAATATAATCGTGTTGTAACCAACCCATCTCCAGAAAACCATCGAGGCAATCGCGATTTTAACTGGCCATTCCGTAGTTGACCAACGTATAGGATCAACACCAAAGAAGTCCAAAACAAAGTTGGCCAAGCCAAATGGCTGATTACTAAATACGATACCAAACACAATGGCAACCGATACGATTGAAGTAACATATGGCATAAAAATAGCTGTTCTAAATATATTTCTACCGCGAATCAATGTTGAATTAAGGGCAAAAGCCAATAGAATTCCGACAAAAATTTGGGGTAATGTCCCCATAATACCGATAATGATCGTATTAGAAAGTGACTTCCAAAATATTGGATCCTGGAATATTAAATTAAAGTTTCGTAACCCAACAAACTCCATCGGCCCTAGTCCATTCCAACGGAAAAAAGCAATGTAAAAACTAAATAAAATAGGAAAAAGTCCAAAGATAGCAAACAAAATATAAAACGGCGAAATGAACAAGTAACCAGATATCGCATTTTTTCTGCGTTCATTTAACCACTTGGATTTGCCCACTGATTCCATGCTGATGTCCCTCCTTAATGTTGAAAGCAAAGGATATGACAGAATACTGTCATACCCTAGCTTTATAAGAAATTATTGTCTTTCTAGACGTTGTTTTGCACGTTGCATTGCTGCATCCCACTCTTCATCAACATCTCCACCGCCATGGATACGTGTAAGAGCTTCTTGAATCTCATCGTTAACTAAATAGAAGTTGCGGCCTTTATAAACAGGCTCAACTGCTTGTGCAGCCTCTGAGAAAATTCTTGCTGTTTCAATCCCACCAAAATAGTCATCCGTATAGCTTTGGAATTCAGGCTCGTCGTATACAGCCGGTGCTGATGGGAATAATCCATAACCTTGGAACGCTTTGAATTGTTGCTCAGGAGCTGTTAACCACTCAGCAAATTTATAAGTTTCTTCTGCCACATCAGACTCTGCAGGAATAGCTAAATATGAACCACCCCAGTTACCAGCACCTTCTGGCATTGTTGTAATCGACCAGATGCCTTCTGGCTCAGGAGCATTGTCTTTAATTACACCTTGCATCCATGCTGGAGCTAATAACACACCATAGCTACCATCAGCCATTCCAGAAAACCATTCAGGCGTCCATAGTTCAATGTCACCAACGTAACCTTGTTGAATTAAGTTTGCTGTGTAATCATATGCTTCACGAATAATTGCGTTGTTTTCTGCAACAAACTCATCATCCGTGTTGAAATATTGCTCTTTAGCTTGGTCACGACGGGCATTGTATACTAATTCTGCACCATCAGCCATTAAAATTCCTTCTTCTGCAAGCTGTGCCGCTACATTTTCAAAGTCTTCCCATGTTGAAATTGCTGCTTGAACTTCTTCAGGAGTACTTCCAATTCCAGCTTGTTCCATTACATCTGTACGATAGTACATTACGGTAGGACCGATATCTGTCGGTAACCCAAAAACAAAATCGCCATCTGGACTTGAACCTGTATTCCAAACCCAATCAAGGAAATTATCTTGGACATCACTTGCACCATAATCATTTAAATTATGGAAACGCTCTTGTGCATCTCGGTAACGCTCAATTTCATTAACTTCAATCATAGTTAAATCTGGAGCACCACTTCCAGCAGAAAGTGTCGTAAATAAATTATCATGTAAATCGTTCATATCTACGTTTTGAATCTCAATTGATACGTGAGGATTAGCTTCCATATACTCAGCTGCAAGTGTATCGTATCCGGTATTCCCAAATTCCCAGAATGTAATTGAAACTGCTTCGCCATCGCCACCGCCTGTTGCAGTGTCGCCACCTTGGTCTGCTGGCGTTTCATCGCCACCACCATTACAAGCTGCAATAACAAATACAGATAAAAGTGCTGCTAAAGACATCTTTAACTTTCTCATTTTCTGTTCCCCCTTTAAATTTTTTCATAATTTACCCCAATAGTCCTTAAGTATCCGTTCTTTCCTTTTTTTTGTGATTCACCTCCTTAAAAGAGTACAATGTTTTAAAAACCATTGTTTTTTATGACGTCGCTATACCAATAAGCACTATTTTTAGGAATACGCTTTTGAGTCTCATAATCAACATAGGTCATACCAAACCTTTTATCGTAACCAAATGCCCATTCAAAATTATCCAAAAAGGACCATAAATAATATCCTTTTAGATTCACACCATCTTGAATCGCACGGTGGCATGCATC
It contains:
- a CDS encoding YrzI family small protein → MRFQFFIFTVTVSKHKWNACDIEKANQYEKRQQQLKTAKDRFRDVRHV
- a CDS encoding DUF624 domain-containing protein, whose amino-acid sequence is MKQVFVFSEWIYKFVLLNILWLVFFLVGLGIFGFMPATVAVYSIVRRWFIGERDVPIVSSFIQYYRAEFIRTNKVGLIFLFLFIILYLNFYYVDLNPEPLNNILFFLYCAMGFVVGVTFINVFPVLAHLELKTVGYIKAACALAFLHPIKMAMQLLWIFCYLLVLHQFLVLLPALGVSVLIYFLMRINFDTIQQYRQDHEVGS
- a CDS encoding LacI family DNA-binding transcriptional regulator, whose product is MKVTIKQIAKIAGVSQATVSKIINNYDDVGEATKKRVLDIMDQHGYRPSYSAKTLASNHSNLIGVVYAGKVNADFNHPFFVDVMNSFKKSIGFFGYDLMFFSNEKFNYESEDYLARCRHYQVEGCIIIGGEEIQESIYDLDKSEIPCIGVDIKLTGNRSGYIMTDNSQISAKVVEHFYLQGYRDIAYIGGKVDSEVGTIRYESFKKVVGQYGLQLNEDWIIFGDYFKKSGYEAMKKLLSNKSIPEAVFAASDLMALGAIQAIKEHGLRVPDDIVVIGCDDIEAAGYVEPPLTTIRQDKEKIGKLAAHMLVDFINEKIHSTSVMVEPDLIIRGTCGKAKNIIMTKMVE
- a CDS encoding carbohydrate ABC transporter permease, whose product is MLVSGSLLSLFPFYWMLVMATRQNSEINRVPPPFTPGSDLVLNFQKVLDNINFFQAMGNSFLVATTVTFGTLFLCSLAGYSFAKLDYKGKNIFFVFILVTMMIPPQLGLIPQYYIITQLGWLSDLRALIVPGLINAFGIFWMRQYIKEGVPFELIEASRIDGCSNFRIYWNIVVPMILPAFATLGIIVFMNVWNDFLWPLVVLQDQASHTLQVALRSLNDNRLRDNGMIMSGTFWATVPLILVFLCFNRLFIDSLTAGSVKS
- a CDS encoding sugar ABC transporter permease, with the protein product MESVGKSKWLNERRKNAISGYLFISPFYILFAIFGLFPILFSFYIAFFRWNGLGPMEFVGLRNFNLIFQDPIFWKSLSNTIIIGIMGTLPQIFVGILLAFALNSTLIRGRNIFRTAIFMPYVTSIVSVAIVFGIVFSNQPFGLANFVLDFFGVDPIRWSTTEWPVKIAIASMVFWRWVGYNTIIFLAGMQSIPGELYEAAKIDGATVRQQITLITVPILKPFILFAVFTATIGSLQLFTEPLVFLGRGLREEGITVVAYLWRDAFVNNAFGPASAVAVVLFFLIIIFSAINLLITNRVGRSKKVGVK
- a CDS encoding extracellular solute-binding protein codes for the protein MRKLKMSLAALLSVFVIAACNGGGDETPADQGGDTATGGGDGEAVSITFWEFGNTGYDTLAAEYMEANPHVSIEIQNVDMNDLHDNLFTTLSAGSGAPDLTMIEVNEIERYRDAQERFHNLNDYGASDVQDNFLDWVWNTGSSPDGDFVFGLPTDIGPTVMYYRTDVMEQAGIGSTPEEVQAAISTWEDFENVAAQLAEEGILMADGAELVYNARRDQAKEQYFNTDDEFVAENNAIIREAYDYTANLIQQGYVGDIELWTPEWFSGMADGSYGVLLAPAWMQGVIKDNAPEPEGIWSITTMPEGAGNWGGSYLAIPAESDVAEETYKFAEWLTAPEQQFKAFQGYGLFPSAPAVYDEPEFQSYTDDYFGGIETARIFSEAAQAVEPVYKGRNFYLVNDEIQEALTRIHGGGDVDEEWDAAMQRAKQRLERQ